The proteins below come from a single Candidatus Binatia bacterium genomic window:
- a CDS encoding acyl-CoA dehydrogenase family protein has product MDLTFAPGAEEFRADLRAWLAENVPEGFGTDGFADFPTLDAEFQFLRRWQGTLSEAKWVGVHWPSEYGGRGTGPEENYLLQEEMAAARAPEVINRIGVNLVGPSLMTHGTEEQRRTYLARILSAEDIWCQLFSEPGAGSDLTSLTTRAEVDGDHFVVTGQKVWTSWAQYADYGILLARTDPDGKRARGISYMVVDMRSPGVEVRPLRQLTGSSEFNEVFLEGVRVPRANLVGELHKGWSIAQTTLAHERGTSPRQLVIHRMLLDDLVGIADTLAADDPRRAEIAQAAIEVQIAKLNNWRTLTRRVRGEPLGPESSFIKLYWSEMSQRMHDTVMNVLGPAGILDGGAHAVARGRLLRSYLYYRAASIFAGTNEVQRNIIAQRVLGLPR; this is encoded by the coding sequence ATGGACCTCACCTTTGCCCCCGGCGCCGAGGAGTTTCGCGCGGATCTTCGGGCGTGGCTCGCCGAAAACGTCCCAGAGGGGTTCGGGACGGATGGCTTCGCGGATTTTCCCACGCTGGACGCGGAGTTCCAGTTCCTGCGCAGGTGGCAAGGTACTCTCTCGGAGGCGAAATGGGTGGGGGTGCACTGGCCTTCGGAGTACGGTGGTCGCGGGACCGGCCCCGAGGAGAACTACCTGCTCCAGGAGGAGATGGCCGCGGCGCGGGCCCCGGAGGTCATCAACCGGATCGGGGTGAACCTGGTCGGTCCGTCCCTCATGACCCACGGGACCGAGGAGCAGCGCCGGACATATCTCGCGCGGATCCTGTCCGCTGAGGACATCTGGTGTCAGCTCTTCTCGGAGCCCGGCGCCGGATCGGACCTCACGTCGCTCACGACCCGCGCCGAGGTCGACGGCGACCACTTCGTCGTGACTGGCCAGAAGGTGTGGACGAGTTGGGCCCAGTACGCGGACTACGGGATCCTGCTCGCCCGGACCGATCCCGACGGAAAGCGGGCCCGCGGAATCTCGTACATGGTCGTCGACATGCGAAGCCCGGGGGTCGAGGTGCGACCGCTGCGGCAGCTGACGGGCAGTTCTGAATTCAACGAGGTGTTTCTCGAAGGTGTGCGAGTCCCGAGGGCGAACCTGGTCGGCGAGTTGCACAAGGGTTGGTCGATCGCGCAGACGACTCTCGCGCACGAGCGCGGCACCTCCCCGCGGCAGCTCGTCATTCACCGGATGTTGCTGGACGACCTCGTGGGGATCGCGGATACGCTCGCCGCGGACGACCCGCGGCGCGCCGAAATCGCGCAGGCGGCGATCGAGGTGCAGATCGCGAAGCTGAACAACTGGCGCACGCTCACGCGGCGCGTCCGCGGCGAACCCCTCGGCCCGGAGAGCTCGTTCATCAAGTTGTACTGGAGTGAGATGAGTCAGCGGATGCACGACACCGTTATGAATGTGCTGGGCCCTGCGGGAATCCTCGACGGCGGTGCTCACGCAGTCGCGCGCGGACGCCTCCTGCGCTCCTACCTGTACTATCGCGCCGCATCGATCTTCGCCGGAACGAACGAAGTGCAACGGAACATCATCGCGCAGCGGGTGCTGGGTCTGCCGCGTTGA
- a CDS encoding CoA transferase, translating into MADLPLEGLRIIDIGTRIGAPFAATLLADFGAEVIKVEQPGRGDFMRTIGPFEDDYSLWWAVEGRNKKSVTCDLRKPEGRELLKKLVVHADAMVENFKPGTLEKWGLGPDVLEEVNPGLVLSRVSVYGQTGPYAARPGLDRNGIAMGGLLHITGYKDRPPVRPGIIISDYLTGLFNAFSLMIALYHRDAGAGRGERRGQVVDLALYASVLRLMEHTIPVYDRLGVVRGREGNRLKNSAPLDNWETKDGEYVSLIAAGDGLFPRLAKAIGRADLLDDERFSTLSARVEHSDEINQIVADWCAARMADEIEAVALENDVPFARTMSVADICADPHVAARGDIETVQDPVLGAVRMQGVYPRFSRTPGEIRSGAPRLGEHNEEVYSGLLGLSGDDLTNLSRDGVI; encoded by the coding sequence ATGGCTGATTTGCCGCTCGAAGGTCTGCGCATCATCGACATCGGAACCCGCATCGGGGCGCCGTTCGCGGCGACTCTCCTGGCGGACTTCGGGGCCGAGGTCATCAAGGTCGAGCAGCCGGGGCGCGGCGACTTCATGCGGACGATCGGCCCGTTCGAGGACGACTATTCGCTGTGGTGGGCGGTCGAGGGCCGGAACAAAAAGTCGGTCACGTGCGACCTCCGCAAGCCCGAAGGGCGGGAGCTACTGAAGAAGCTCGTCGTTCATGCCGACGCGATGGTGGAGAACTTCAAGCCCGGAACCCTCGAAAAGTGGGGCCTCGGCCCCGACGTGCTGGAGGAGGTGAACCCGGGTCTCGTTCTTTCGCGGGTGAGCGTTTACGGCCAGACCGGACCGTACGCGGCGCGGCCCGGACTCGATCGCAACGGGATCGCGATGGGCGGTTTGCTGCACATCACCGGCTACAAGGATCGTCCGCCCGTCCGACCCGGGATCATCATCTCCGATTATCTAACGGGGCTCTTCAATGCGTTCTCTCTCATGATCGCGCTTTACCACCGGGATGCGGGTGCGGGGCGCGGCGAGCGCCGCGGACAGGTCGTCGATCTCGCGTTGTACGCATCCGTCCTGCGTCTCATGGAGCACACGATCCCCGTGTACGATCGACTGGGCGTCGTGCGTGGGCGCGAAGGGAACCGGCTCAAAAACTCCGCGCCGCTCGACAACTGGGAGACGAAGGATGGCGAGTACGTGAGTCTGATCGCCGCGGGCGACGGGTTGTTCCCGCGCCTCGCAAAGGCGATCGGTCGCGCAGACCTTCTCGACGACGAACGTTTCTCGACACTGAGTGCTCGGGTGGAGCATTCGGACGAGATCAACCAGATCGTCGCGGACTGGTGTGCGGCCCGGATGGCGGACGAGATCGAAGCCGTCGCCCTAGAGAACGACGTGCCCTTTGCGCGCACGATGAGCGTTGCGGACATCTGCGCCGACCCGCATGTCGCGGCGCGGGGGGACATCGAGACGGTCCAGGATCCGGTTCTGGGGGCGGTGCGGATGCAGGGCGTCTATCCCAGGTTTTCGCGGACTCCCGGCGAGATCCGAAGCGGCGCGCCTCGCCTCGGCGAGCACAACGAGGAGGTGTACTCCGGTCTTTTGGGGCTCTCGGGGGACGACCTTACGAACCTGTCGCGCGACGGTGTGATCTAG
- a CDS encoding VTT domain-containing protein, with protein MNSRFRLVLFLLLAVGLLVGGQWLRAAAGIEFSADSVRAWVEQQGWMGPLVFIGLVAGRQFIALPSALLLSAGGLVFGGVLGTLFGSIGLVGSAVTTFGLARGLGGEKAKAQVAARFPLLGRYIESAGPLLVFLTIAYPAGPMTAVFWAAGFSSVRLASFLVAVSLGSLIRSAAYSFFGAALTDVGSPAFWVASVGLVLALVVPMAHPGLRRRLFRPEAPQTA; from the coding sequence GTGAACTCCAGGTTCCGGCTGGTCCTGTTTCTGCTGCTGGCCGTCGGTCTGCTCGTGGGAGGCCAGTGGCTTCGTGCCGCAGCCGGAATCGAGTTCTCCGCGGACTCCGTGCGGGCGTGGGTGGAACAGCAGGGCTGGATGGGCCCGCTGGTTTTCATCGGTCTCGTCGCGGGTCGGCAGTTCATCGCGCTTCCCTCCGCCCTGCTTCTGTCCGCAGGTGGACTCGTGTTCGGTGGGGTCCTCGGAACCCTCTTCGGGTCGATTGGCCTCGTGGGGTCGGCGGTAACGACGTTTGGCCTCGCTCGCGGTCTCGGTGGCGAGAAGGCGAAGGCGCAGGTCGCCGCGCGCTTCCCGTTGCTCGGTCGGTACATCGAGTCGGCCGGGCCGCTGCTCGTGTTCCTTACGATCGCCTATCCAGCGGGTCCGATGACGGCGGTCTTCTGGGCCGCCGGATTCTCGTCGGTTCGGCTCGCGTCGTTTCTGGTCGCGGTGTCTCTCGGTAGCTTGATTCGGTCTGCGGCCTACTCATTCTTCGGCGCGGCGCTCACCGACGTCGGCTCGCCGGCGTTCTGGGTCGCCAGCGTGGGCCTCGTGCTTGCGCTCGTAGTGCCCATGGCGCACCCCGGGTTGCGTCGTCGGTTGTTCAGACCGGAAGCCCCACAGACCGCATGA
- a CDS encoding DNA mismatch repair protein MutS, which yields MATSNPQQEYEHRRDERLSTLAAANERHRLISRIRLGTTVVGLAMAYAALDRGLLSSTWLWAPAIAFVALVVWHESVKKQQDRARRAAALYESGLARLAGKWRGQGAQGDDFVPDGHLYAADLDLFGEGSLFQLLTRARTRHGERRLAGWLVSPSVHEEILARQEAVEELRPRLDLREDLALAGEELRKAVDADRLAAWGKAAPALQSAGLPIGAAIASTLTIVTFLLYGTGRTTGLPLLLAVFAQAGFFYFVRGTVAEALRGVDRAASDLSLLTELALRLEREPMGSKRGAELQLALRTGGTPASAAIHGLRRRLEIHDSGRNLLFMPIAIVLLWPVHGAFWIDRWRQQFGPAVAEWLDAAGEIEALSSLASHAYEHPEDAFAEIDTSEACFDAEALGHPLLPVADCVRNDITFGGETPAVIISGSNMSGKTTMLRAVGTNAVLALAGATVRARRLRLSPLCIGASIRTQDSLLDGRSRFQAEIDRMRDIMTTAQSAPPLLFLLDEVLAGTNSHDRRIGAAAIVKGLLEHGALGLVTTHDLALAEIDTGDAGKIRNVHFEDHLEDGRMTFDYQMRPGVVRRSNAIELMRSVGLPV from the coding sequence ATGGCGACCTCGAACCCGCAGCAGGAATACGAACATCGTCGTGACGAACGCCTCTCGACGCTCGCCGCGGCCAACGAGCGGCACCGCCTGATCTCTCGGATCCGCCTCGGAACGACGGTCGTGGGTCTGGCAATGGCCTACGCGGCGCTCGACCGGGGGCTCTTGTCGTCGACGTGGCTGTGGGCCCCGGCGATCGCATTCGTCGCACTCGTCGTATGGCACGAGAGCGTGAAGAAGCAGCAGGATCGCGCGCGCCGCGCCGCCGCGCTGTACGAGTCCGGCCTTGCACGCCTTGCGGGAAAGTGGCGCGGCCAGGGAGCGCAGGGCGACGACTTCGTGCCCGACGGGCACCTGTACGCCGCCGACCTCGACCTGTTCGGCGAAGGATCGTTGTTCCAGCTGCTGACGCGCGCGCGAACGCGTCACGGCGAACGTCGCCTCGCCGGGTGGCTCGTCAGCCCGTCGGTCCACGAAGAGATCCTCGCCCGCCAGGAGGCCGTCGAAGAACTGCGCCCACGCCTCGACCTTCGAGAAGATCTGGCGCTCGCCGGCGAAGAGCTCCGCAAGGCCGTCGACGCCGATCGGCTCGCCGCGTGGGGGAAGGCAGCCCCGGCACTGCAGTCCGCCGGCCTCCCGATCGGTGCCGCGATCGCCTCTACCCTGACGATCGTGACGTTCCTTCTCTACGGCACCGGGCGGACGACGGGCCTGCCGCTCCTCCTCGCCGTGTTCGCCCAGGCGGGCTTCTTCTACTTCGTGCGCGGCACGGTCGCCGAGGCGCTGCGCGGCGTCGACCGGGCGGCGAGCGACCTCAGCCTCCTCACGGAGCTCGCCCTGCGTCTCGAACGCGAGCCGATGGGTTCGAAGCGCGGAGCCGAACTCCAACTCGCGCTCAGGACCGGCGGAACACCGGCCAGCGCAGCCATTCACGGCCTTCGTCGCCGGCTCGAGATCCACGACTCGGGGCGGAACCTCCTGTTCATGCCCATCGCGATCGTGCTGCTGTGGCCCGTTCACGGCGCGTTCTGGATCGATCGCTGGCGGCAGCAGTTCGGGCCCGCGGTCGCGGAATGGCTCGACGCAGCCGGAGAAATCGAGGCGCTGTCGTCTCTGGCGAGCCACGCTTACGAGCATCCCGAAGACGCGTTCGCCGAGATCGACACCTCTGAGGCGTGCTTCGACGCAGAAGCTCTCGGCCATCCCCTGCTCCCCGTCGCCGACTGCGTCCGGAACGACATCACCTTCGGTGGCGAGACACCCGCCGTCATCATCAGCGGCTCGAACATGTCCGGGAAGACCACGATGCTGCGCGCGGTCGGCACGAACGCGGTTCTCGCCCTCGCCGGCGCGACCGTGCGCGCACGACGATTGCGCCTCTCGCCTCTCTGCATCGGCGCGTCGATCCGAACGCAGGATTCGCTCCTCGACGGGCGCTCACGGTTTCAGGCGGAGATCGATCGGATGCGCGACATCATGACGACGGCCCAGAGCGCCCCGCCTCTTCTGTTCCTTCTCGACGAGGTGCTCGCAGGCACCAACTCGCATGACCGACGCATCGGCGCCGCCGCGATCGTAAAGGGACTGCTCGAGCACGGCGCACTCGGACTCGTGACGACCCACGACCTCGCGCTCGCAGAGATCGACACGGGCGACGCCGGGAAGATCCGCAACGTCCACTTCGAGGATCATCTCGAAGACGGTCGGATGACGTTCGACTATCAGATGCGGCCCGGCGTGGTTCGCCGTAGCAACGCCATCGAACTCATGCGGTCTGTGGGGCTTCCGGTCTGA
- a CDS encoding thiamine pyrophosphate-dependent enzyme, which yields MATEMQKVFTRSPLLGTNTHSLCPGCGEPSAIRVLMENIEEMQERENAVCVLGIGCYTAFAALMEVDCQQAMHGRAPAQATGIKRVLPDRLVFTLQGDGDMVTEGIQEVIHAAARGEKITAICLNNAAFGETGGHMTATSVLGQKTKSTLGGRDPAVHGHPIRLPEMLKDFEGVAYVARGTVHTPVGVKKTKKLLRAALETQRQGLGFSLVEIVTMCPTGWFVPTADGPRFQEENLLPVFPVGELKRPEGL from the coding sequence ATGGCCACCGAAATGCAGAAAGTCTTCACCCGCTCCCCTCTCCTCGGCACGAACACCCACTCGCTCTGCCCCGGCTGCGGCGAGCCCAGCGCCATCCGCGTCCTCATGGAGAACATCGAGGAGATGCAGGAGCGCGAGAACGCCGTCTGTGTCCTCGGCATCGGTTGCTACACGGCGTTCGCAGCATTGATGGAGGTCGACTGTCAGCAGGCGATGCACGGCCGGGCGCCCGCACAGGCGACCGGTATCAAGCGCGTTCTGCCCGACCGACTCGTGTTCACGCTCCAGGGCGACGGCGACATGGTGACCGAGGGGATCCAGGAAGTGATCCACGCCGCCGCGCGGGGCGAGAAGATCACGGCGATCTGTCTGAACAACGCCGCGTTCGGGGAAACGGGCGGGCACATGACCGCCACATCCGTCTTGGGGCAGAAGACGAAGAGCACGCTCGGCGGCCGGGACCCGGCCGTCCACGGTCACCCGATTCGCCTCCCGGAGATGCTGAAGGACTTCGAGGGCGTTGCCTACGTGGCACGCGGCACCGTGCACACGCCCGTCGGCGTAAAAAAAACGAAAAAGCTGCTCCGCGCGGCGCTCGAGACCCAACGACAGGGCCTCGGCTTCTCGCTCGTCGAGATCGTGACCATGTGCCCGACTGGCTGGTTCGTCCCCACGGCCGACGGTCCACGCTTCCAGGAAGAGAATCTCCTGCCCGTGTTCCCGGTCGGCGAGCTGAAGCGCCCCGAAGGCCTGTGA
- a CDS encoding 4Fe-4S dicluster domain-containing protein encodes MAKSVGSVRILTDVCKGCELCIPVCPPKVLVMSKTVNQIGFRYPELQDGCTGCELCAEICPDYCFEVYRGRPGTQEEVSA; translated from the coding sequence ATGGCCAAGTCCGTCGGCTCCGTCCGCATTCTGACCGATGTCTGCAAAGGCTGCGAGCTTTGCATCCCGGTGTGCCCGCCCAAGGTTCTCGTGATGTCGAAGACCGTGAACCAGATCGGGTTCCGCTATCCGGAGCTGCAGGATGGGTGTACCGGCTGCGAACTCTGCGCCGAGATCTGCCCGGACTACTGCTTCGAGGTCTACCGTGGACGTCCTGGCACCCAAGAGGAGGTTTCCGCATGA
- a CDS encoding 2-oxoacid:acceptor oxidoreductase family protein, which translates to MDREILLTGIGGQGVQLAAKMLAQAGMMAGREVMQFSMFSGTMRGGSSECTVVVADGPVEAPPVVPHAWAAIAMHPTALGMIEAKLRPGSAILYNQSIIAEPPSRPDCEWFGVDAAGIAAERNNPQGQSLVALGAFATLTGLVAVDTLVESLPGLLPPYRHHTIPTNAGCLTAGAEAAQALADRYPAWIN; encoded by the coding sequence ATGGATCGAGAGATTCTTCTGACCGGGATCGGGGGCCAGGGCGTTCAGCTCGCGGCCAAGATGCTCGCGCAGGCCGGAATGATGGCCGGACGCGAGGTGATGCAATTCAGCATGTTCTCCGGGACGATGCGCGGCGGCTCGAGTGAGTGCACCGTCGTGGTCGCGGACGGACCGGTGGAAGCGCCACCGGTGGTACCCCATGCCTGGGCGGCCATCGCGATGCACCCGACCGCACTCGGGATGATCGAGGCCAAGCTCCGGCCCGGCAGCGCAATCCTCTACAATCAATCCATCATCGCGGAGCCGCCGAGCCGGCCCGACTGCGAGTGGTTCGGTGTCGACGCCGCCGGCATCGCCGCCGAGCGGAACAACCCACAGGGACAGAGCCTGGTCGCGCTTGGCGCGTTTGCGACACTCACCGGCCTCGTCGCCGTGGACACTCTGGTCGAGTCGCTGCCCGGGCTCTTGCCCCCGTACCGCCACCACACAATTCCGACCAACGCCGGATGCCTGACCGCGGGCGCCGAAGCCGCCCAGGCTCTCGCCGACAGATACCCGGCCTGGATAAACTGA
- a CDS encoding ATP-grasp domain-containing protein, giving the protein MSQDSLPTVLLPGGGGDAAIGAMRSLRRAGFEGRIVSTDANPLSTGLFLADAQHVLPPISDSTFFERALEVIEKEKIDVIFPTSGFDTLIYSQKKKELQERGVVVAMSDWPAVESCVDKWAFYEKTRDRFPMPNTTMKPAEQTEFPCFVKPVRGKGARGIAMCKDADELAYQVSQRDDLIISDYLPGEEYTIDCLSDLNGKPLVAVPRERIAVKEGICVKGRVVRDPEMEKACSDLAAFLGLQGPSCIQMKRAADGKMRFLEVNPRMGGATIFATLAGVNIAWLLLELAQGREVEIKPFREITILRHYEEVVVEEKTK; this is encoded by the coding sequence ATGAGTCAGGATTCGCTCCCTACCGTATTGCTGCCCGGCGGCGGCGGCGACGCGGCGATCGGTGCCATGCGATCGCTTCGGCGCGCAGGCTTCGAAGGTCGCATCGTTTCGACCGACGCCAACCCACTGTCGACTGGTCTCTTCCTGGCGGACGCACAGCATGTACTGCCGCCGATCTCCGACAGCACCTTCTTCGAGCGCGCGCTCGAAGTGATCGAGAAGGAGAAGATCGACGTGATCTTCCCCACCTCGGGCTTCGACACGCTGATCTACAGCCAGAAGAAGAAGGAACTGCAGGAGCGTGGCGTCGTCGTCGCGATGAGCGATTGGCCGGCCGTGGAGTCGTGCGTCGACAAGTGGGCGTTTTACGAGAAGACCCGCGATCGCTTCCCGATGCCGAACACGACCATGAAACCGGCCGAGCAGACCGAGTTCCCGTGTTTCGTGAAGCCAGTGCGGGGCAAGGGCGCCCGAGGCATCGCGATGTGCAAGGACGCAGACGAGCTCGCCTACCAGGTCTCGCAGCGCGATGATCTCATCATCTCGGACTACCTGCCGGGAGAGGAGTACACGATCGATTGCCTGTCCGACCTGAACGGCAAGCCGCTCGTGGCGGTTCCGCGTGAGCGCATCGCCGTCAAAGAGGGAATCTGTGTCAAAGGTCGCGTCGTTCGCGACCCGGAGATGGAGAAGGCCTGTTCCGATCTGGCGGCTTTCTTGGGCCTCCAGGGGCCGTCGTGCATTCAGATGAAGCGCGCCGCCGATGGGAAGATGCGCTTCCTCGAGGTCAATCCCCGCATGGGTGGTGCGACGATCTTCGCGACGCTCGCCGGGGTGAACATCGCCTGGCTGCTGCTCGAACTAGCGCAGGGGCGCGAGGTCGAGATCAAGCCGTTCCGCGAGATCACCATACTGCGCCACTACGAAGAGGTGGTCGTGGAAGAGAAAACGAAATGA
- a CDS encoding PIG-L family deacetylase: MNVLVFGAHPDDLEIGMGGTIAKHVEAGDEVVMVVGTVPSQAARRKEEARKGAKVLGGNLRFLEVESDEFEYNRRLVGQIDRLLKEIDPELIYTHWDQDSHQDHNNLSRGVMSATRKNRCSVLMYEQTIPGGIVPGGFKAQSFVDVSAHIDRKIESIQAHESQHEINGDLWLQGVRGRASYRGFQINVAYAEAFEIIKEIETNFRYRS, encoded by the coding sequence ATGAACGTGCTGGTTTTTGGAGCGCATCCCGACGATCTCGAGATCGGAATGGGCGGAACCATCGCCAAACACGTCGAAGCGGGCGACGAAGTCGTCATGGTCGTCGGGACGGTTCCTTCCCAGGCCGCGCGGCGCAAGGAAGAGGCGCGCAAGGGGGCGAAAGTCCTGGGCGGCAATCTGCGCTTTCTCGAAGTCGAGTCGGACGAATTCGAGTATAACCGCCGTCTGGTGGGCCAGATCGATCGGCTTCTGAAGGAGATCGACCCGGAGCTGATCTACACCCACTGGGATCAGGATTCGCACCAGGACCACAACAATCTGTCGCGGGGCGTCATGTCCGCTACGCGCAAGAATCGCTGTTCGGTGCTGATGTACGAGCAGACGATCCCCGGCGGGATCGTACCAGGTGGCTTCAAAGCGCAGTCGTTCGTCGACGTTTCGGCGCACATCGATCGCAAGATCGAGAGCATCCAGGCCCACGAGTCTCAGCACGAGATCAACGGTGATCTCTGGCTCCAGGGCGTGCGTGGCCGCGCGAGCTACCGAGGCTTCCAGATCAACGTCGCCTACGCCGAGGCTTTCGAGATCATCAAAGAGATCGAAACGAACTTCCGGTATCGATCGTAG
- a CDS encoding Crp/Fnr family transcriptional regulator, with product MGTMDTRPAVDLPLRGQVRSARKLQAGLRRLGWPDDCIEELLDSARSLRFERGRVLYRDGSSATDLYWMLEGVAKLSVPGALGKRVLVALAKPGALLGSHLVVGGKRLDEAAALTPLHAAAIPNARFREITAGLPVPVLQEMTRVTLDYLAKTFARTVKLLTLDLRGKLALGLLDVADGFGVIDADGRLLKIRLTHEELADLTGVSRARVTKALREFAEQGLVVRRGRDLVIRAPELREVCDL from the coding sequence ATGGGCACCATGGACACGCGGCCGGCTGTCGATCTCCCGCTCAGGGGGCAGGTCCGCTCGGCGCGCAAGCTCCAGGCGGGGCTTCGCCGCCTGGGCTGGCCCGACGACTGCATCGAAGAGCTGCTCGACTCCGCCCGCTCCTTGCGCTTCGAGCGCGGCCGCGTCCTCTACCGGGACGGAAGCAGCGCGACCGATCTCTACTGGATGCTCGAAGGCGTGGCGAAGCTGTCGGTGCCGGGGGCCCTCGGGAAGAGGGTCCTGGTCGCGCTCGCGAAGCCGGGTGCGCTGCTCGGCAGCCATCTCGTGGTCGGTGGAAAGCGGCTCGACGAGGCGGCGGCCTTGACGCCGTTGCATGCCGCTGCGATTCCGAACGCGAGGTTTCGCGAGATCACGGCGGGCCTGCCGGTTCCGGTCCTGCAAGAGATGACCCGCGTCACGCTCGACTATCTCGCCAAGACCTTCGCGCGGACCGTGAAGCTCCTCACACTCGACTTGCGGGGAAAGCTCGCGCTCGGACTGCTCGACGTCGCAGACGGGTTCGGCGTGATCGACGCGGACGGTCGGCTCTTGAAGATCCGGCTTACGCACGAGGAACTCGCCGACCTGACCGGGGTTTCGCGAGCGCGCGTCACGAAAGCATTGCGTGAATTCGCGGAGCAGGGCCTCGTCGTGCGCCGCGGCCGCGACCTCGTGATCCGTGCGCCGGAGCTGCGCGAGGTGTGTGACCTATGA